A genomic segment from Necator americanus strain Aroian chromosome III, whole genome shotgun sequence encodes:
- a CDS encoding hypothetical protein (NECATOR_CHRIII.G11325.T1), with protein sequence MSTLALLVEASACAWGNLAVLHGSETINDVIRAVISFANSHLSISASNQLLLFAFANKIKRRLLYNSQRGAAVDASTAMLNALRDTLRDSANSDDDRMGSPLAAVLSHAICHLKRSESLPTVNDDLMKTTSTGRVVIVAMTVDFGTEHSPLMNLFFSAAKHGICVDVVSLVEPSPLLQQAADITGGIFLHVEQPSKLLASMMTHLLGNPSSRSLFPQPSLKEVDYRASCACHHELVSSGWVCSVCLSVLCQFTPICKACGAIFKVNNLPRKAQKRKRKQ encoded by the exons ATGTCCACTTTGGCGTTGCTTGTTGAAGCCAGTGCATGTGCTTGGGGAAATTTAGCCGTTCTTCATGGAAGTGAAACGATTAACGACGTCATCAGAGCAGTG atttcttttGCAAACTCACATCTTTCCATATCCGCATCCAATCAACTGTTACTCTTCGCTTTCgcgaacaaaataaaacgcCGA TTGCTCTATAACTCTCAAAGAGGAGCTGCCGTTGATGCGTCTACAGCAATGCTGAACGCGTTGCGTGATACGCTTCGTGATAGTGCTAATTCTGATGATGATCGTATGGGAAGCCCACTTGCCGCTGTTCTTTCGCATGCTATATGTC ATTTGAAACGCAGCGAAAGTTTGCCAACCGTCAACGATGACTTGATGAAAACCACTTCTACTGGACGAGTGGTAATTGTTGCAATGACTGTCGATTTTGGCACTGAACACA GTCCATTAATGAATCTGTTCTTTTCTGCTGCTAAGCATGGCATTTGTGTGGACGTAGTGTCTCTGGTTGAACCTAGCCCTCTTCTCCAACAGGCAGCCGATATTACAGGGGGTATATTCTTACATGTGGAACAACCCAGTAAACTACTTGCTAGCATGATG ACACATCTTCTCGGTAATCCTTCCTCAAGATCTCTGTTTCCACAGCCTTCTTTGAAG GAGGTTGATTATCGCGCATCTTGTGCATGCCATCACGAATTAGTATCGTCGGGATGGGTGTGTTCGGTCTGCCTTTCCGTTTTGTGCCAATTTACGCCAATCTGCAAAGCATGCGG TGCTATTTTCAAAGTGAATAATTTGCCAAGAAAAGCCCAAAAGCGAAAGCGAAAACAATGA
- a CDS encoding hypothetical protein (NECATOR_CHRIII.G11324.T1), protein MTTQDGECRTPEVNLLWKHNQRLLFDCLDALEGEKTIVWDRSLMQRVNLFAGPSVLKMHGVVSNVALDQFRPFDTPHVIFFLAPTLAALDGLCDCIDKAKVDTKTLFEVFFIPEAWYVVREKLKELNSGKYWERLEFVRELPLTWLPRDGDSLSLADHELSSRLLINGDWTHLHRCAVAIYQLLALCPQSIPIYSRGKWAQDIARMVHKMGPVDGEQQSPPLRLNRLVIIDRWVDPLTPLLHQLTYGGILDEMYGIGMVGSIKVPLAEFENNDNTDPFALKEIHLNDELFHRLKDVHINAIGYELAKILSEIKDDEQFDRDRMSVAEYQVLVKKMPQILLRKKLCGVHMRLAEMARAHLYEMLADYIKVEKELLDSANSDKTHPFIEDAIVTGSDVNVVLRLIAVHALAANCLKPGVLQQYRKTVMQSFGVEAANKLLKLQKMGVLRERGGSGKLASDYAPMMFPQMRKQYDLLPENVSETNAADSAYAYSNYAPLLVRILEEGDRVKWTGWHRTSDGTVGDFR, encoded by the exons ATGACTACTCAAGATGGAGAATGCCGAACGCCTGAAGTCAATCTACTTTGGAAACATAATCAACGACTACTTTTCGATTGTCTTGATGCTCTTGAAGGAGAGAAGACCATTGTTTGGGACAGAAGTCTCATGCAGAGAGTGAATTTG TTCGCAGGTCCTTCCGTGCTGAAGATGCACGGCGTTGTAAGCAACGTCGCGTTAGATCAATTCCGTCCATTCGATACTCCTCATGTGATCTTTTTCCTTGCTCCGACGTTAGCAGCACTGGATGGACTTTGTGACTGCATAGATAAGGCGAAGGTGGATACA AAGACACTATTCGAGGTGTTTTTCATCCCGGAAGCGTGGTATGTTGTTAGAGAAAAGTTAAAGGAACTCAATTCCGGAAAG TACTGGGAACGATTGGAATTCGTTCGGGAACTGCCGCTTACATGGTTGCCACGAGACGGAGACTCATTGTCGCTTGCGGACCATGAACTGTCATCTAG GTTACTAATTAATGGTGACTGGACGCATCTGCATCGTTGTGCGGTCGCGATATATCAGTTGCTAGCGTTATGTCCACAGTCGATCCCAATTTATAGTCGCGGCAAATGGGCGCAGGATATAGCTAGAATGGTGCACAAAATGGGACCTGTGGATGGA GAACAGCAATCTCCACCTCTTCGTCTAAATAGACTTGTAATAATCGACAGATGGGTTGACCCGCTGACGCCACTTTTACATCAACTAACCTACGGTGGTATTCTGGATGAGATGTATGGAATAGGCATGGTTGGATCAATAAAA GTTCCTCTTGCTGAGTTTGAAAACAACGATAACACTGATCCATTCGCTCTGAAGGAGATCCATCTAAATGATGAGTTATTTCACCGGCTTAAAGACGTGCACATCAACGCAATCGGCTATGAGCTGGCCAAAATCCTTAGCGAGATCAAGGATGACGAGCAA TTCGATCGCGATCGCATGTCTGTTGCGGAGTATCAAGTGCTAGTCAAGAAAATGCCACAAATTCTTCTACGGAAAAAGCTCTGTGGTGTGCACATGCGACTTGCAGAAATGGCTCGTGCACATCTCTACGAAATGTTAGCTGATTATATCAAGGTAGAAAAAG AACTGCTTGACTCAGCAAACAGCGATAAAACCCATCCGTTCATCGAGGATGCTATTGTCACTGGTTCCGATGTGAATGTGGTGCTTCGTTTGATCGCCGTACATGCGCTCGCGGCGAATTGCCTCAAACCAGGCGTACTTCAACAATATAGGAAGACGGTCATGCAG TCGTTTGGTGTCGAAGCGGCGAATAAGCTACTGAAGCTGCAGAAGATGGGTGTGCTACGAGAACGTGGTGGTAGTGGAAAATTGGCCAGTGACTATGCGCCGATGATGTTTCCACAAATGAGAAAACAGTACGATTTGTTACCAGAGAACGTTTCTGAAACA AACGCAGCCGACAGCGCATACGCATACAGCAACTACGCTCCTTTGCTTGTTCGAATACTCGAAGAGGGAGATCGAGTAAAATGGACGGGATGGCACAGGACTTCTGACGGCACAGTTGGAG ATTTTCGCTGA
- a CDS encoding hypothetical protein (NECATOR_CHRIII.G11324.T2), which produces MTTQDGECRTPEVNLLWKHNQRLLFDCLDALEGEKTIVWDRSLMQRVNLFAGPSVLKMHGVVSNVALDQFRPFDTPHVIFFLAPTLAALDGLCDCIDKAKVDTKTLFEVFFIPEAWYVVREKLKELNSGKYWERLEFVRELPLTWLPRDGDSLSLADHELSSRLLINGDWTHLHRCAVAIYQLLALCPQSIPIYSRGKWAQDIARMVHKMGPVDGEQQSPPLRLNRLVIIDRWVDPLTPLLHQLTYGGILDEMYGIGMVGSIKVPLAEFENNDNTDPFALKEIHLNDELFHRLKDVHINAIGYELAKILSEIKDDEQFDRDRMSVAEYQVLVKKMPQILLRKKLCGVHMRLAEMARAHLYEMLADYIKVEKELLDSANSDKTHPFIEDAIVTGSDVNVVLRLIAVHALAANCLKPGVLQQYRKTVMQSFGVEAANKLLKLQKMGVLRERGGSGKLASDYAPMMFPQMRKQYDLLPENVSETNAADSAYAYSNYAPLLVRILEEGDRVKWTGWHRTSDGTVGGDDRTAVFIVGGATRAELAGIKLMSNVCLTLTSSVITGNRLLDSITQI; this is translated from the exons ATGACTACTCAAGATGGAGAATGCCGAACGCCTGAAGTCAATCTACTTTGGAAACATAATCAACGACTACTTTTCGATTGTCTTGATGCTCTTGAAGGAGAGAAGACCATTGTTTGGGACAGAAGTCTCATGCAGAGAGTGAATTTG TTCGCAGGTCCTTCCGTGCTGAAGATGCACGGCGTTGTAAGCAACGTCGCGTTAGATCAATTCCGTCCATTCGATACTCCTCATGTGATCTTTTTCCTTGCTCCGACGTTAGCAGCACTGGATGGACTTTGTGACTGCATAGATAAGGCGAAGGTGGATACA AAGACACTATTCGAGGTGTTTTTCATCCCGGAAGCGTGGTATGTTGTTAGAGAAAAGTTAAAGGAACTCAATTCCGGAAAG TACTGGGAACGATTGGAATTCGTTCGGGAACTGCCGCTTACATGGTTGCCACGAGACGGAGACTCATTGTCGCTTGCGGACCATGAACTGTCATCTAG GTTACTAATTAATGGTGACTGGACGCATCTGCATCGTTGTGCGGTCGCGATATATCAGTTGCTAGCGTTATGTCCACAGTCGATCCCAATTTATAGTCGCGGCAAATGGGCGCAGGATATAGCTAGAATGGTGCACAAAATGGGACCTGTGGATGGA GAACAGCAATCTCCACCTCTTCGTCTAAATAGACTTGTAATAATCGACAGATGGGTTGACCCGCTGACGCCACTTTTACATCAACTAACCTACGGTGGTATTCTGGATGAGATGTATGGAATAGGCATGGTTGGATCAATAAAA GTTCCTCTTGCTGAGTTTGAAAACAACGATAACACTGATCCATTCGCTCTGAAGGAGATCCATCTAAATGATGAGTTATTTCACCGGCTTAAAGACGTGCACATCAACGCAATCGGCTATGAGCTGGCCAAAATCCTTAGCGAGATCAAGGATGACGAGCAA TTCGATCGCGATCGCATGTCTGTTGCGGAGTATCAAGTGCTAGTCAAGAAAATGCCACAAATTCTTCTACGGAAAAAGCTCTGTGGTGTGCACATGCGACTTGCAGAAATGGCTCGTGCACATCTCTACGAAATGTTAGCTGATTATATCAAGGTAGAAAAAG AACTGCTTGACTCAGCAAACAGCGATAAAACCCATCCGTTCATCGAGGATGCTATTGTCACTGGTTCCGATGTGAATGTGGTGCTTCGTTTGATCGCCGTACATGCGCTCGCGGCGAATTGCCTCAAACCAGGCGTACTTCAACAATATAGGAAGACGGTCATGCAG TCGTTTGGTGTCGAAGCGGCGAATAAGCTACTGAAGCTGCAGAAGATGGGTGTGCTACGAGAACGTGGTGGTAGTGGAAAATTGGCCAGTGACTATGCGCCGATGATGTTTCCACAAATGAGAAAACAGTACGATTTGTTACCAGAGAACGTTTCTGAAACA AACGCAGCCGACAGCGCATACGCATACAGCAACTACGCTCCTTTGCTTGTTCGAATACTCGAAGAGGGAGATCGAGTAAAATGGACGGGATGGCACAGGACTTCTGACGGCACAGTTGGAG GAGATGATCGCACGGCCGTTTTCATTGTGGGTGGGGCCACTCGCGCAGAACTTGCCGGAATCAAGCTTATGTCAAATGTCTGTCTAACCTTGACGTCATCAGTTATCACTGGTAATAGACTGCTTGATAGCATCACAcaaatttga